In Streptomyces sp. NBC_00414, a single window of DNA contains:
- a CDS encoding flavodoxin family protein, translating to MATLLIVHHTPSPNCQAMFEAVVSGANDPEIEGVRVVRRAALSATAADVLAADGYLLGTPANLGYMSGALKHFFDQIYYPCLDETQGRPFGYYVHGGNDVTGAVRGIESITKGLGWRRSAEAVTVTGEPDKADIQACWELGATVAAGLMS from the coding sequence GTGGCTACCTTGCTGATCGTGCACCACACCCCCTCACCCAACTGCCAGGCGATGTTCGAGGCCGTCGTCTCCGGCGCGAACGACCCGGAGATCGAAGGCGTACGCGTCGTCCGGCGGGCGGCCCTGTCCGCCACGGCCGCCGACGTGCTGGCCGCCGACGGATACCTGCTCGGTACTCCGGCGAACCTGGGCTACATGTCCGGTGCCCTGAAGCACTTCTTCGACCAGATCTACTACCCCTGCCTCGACGAGACCCAGGGCAGGCCCTTCGGCTACTACGTGCACGGCGGCAACGACGTCACCGGAGCGGTGCGAGGCATCGAGTCGATCACCAAGGGCCTGGGCTGGCGACGCTCGGCGGAGGCCGTGACCGTGACGGGCGAGCCCGACAAGGCCGACATCCAGGCGTGTTGGGAGCTGGGTGCCACCGTCGCCGCGGGGCTGATGAGCTGA
- a CDS encoding superoxide dismutase, with protein MAVYTLPELPYDYAALEPVINPQIVELHHDKHHAAYVKGANDTLEQLAEARDKEAWGSINGLEKNLAFHLSGHILHSIYWHNMTGDGGGEPLDKDGVGDLADAIAESFGSFAKFKAQLTKASATTQGSGWGVLAYEPLSGRLIVEQVYDHQGNVGQGSTPILVFDAWEHAFYLQYRNQKVDFIDAMWAVVNWQDVARRYAAAKERGDSLLLAP; from the coding sequence ATGGCGGTTTACACACTCCCGGAGCTTCCGTACGACTACGCGGCGCTCGAACCGGTCATCAACCCCCAGATCGTCGAGCTGCATCACGACAAGCACCACGCGGCGTACGTGAAGGGCGCGAACGACACCCTGGAGCAGCTCGCGGAGGCCCGTGACAAGGAGGCGTGGGGCTCGATCAACGGCCTGGAGAAGAACCTCGCCTTCCACCTCTCCGGCCACATCCTGCACTCCATCTACTGGCACAACATGACCGGCGACGGCGGCGGCGAGCCCCTCGACAAGGACGGCGTGGGCGACCTTGCGGACGCGATCGCCGAGTCCTTCGGCTCCTTCGCCAAGTTCAAGGCGCAGCTCACCAAGGCGTCCGCGACCACGCAGGGTTCGGGCTGGGGCGTCCTCGCCTACGAGCCGCTCAGCGGCCGTCTGATCGTCGAGCAGGTCTACGACCACCAGGGCAACGTCGGCCAGGGCTCGACCCCGATCCTGGTCTTCGACGCCTGGGAGCACGCCTTCTACCTCCAGTACAGGAACCAGAAGGTCGACTTCATCGACGCCATGTGGGCCGTCGTCAACTGGCAGGACGTGGCGAGGCGTTACGCCGCCGCCAAGGAGCGCGGCGACAGCCTGCTGCTCGCGCCGTGA
- the cobN gene encoding cobaltochelatase subunit CobN, giving the protein MILLLSTSDTDLLSARAADGPVSYRFANPSRLDIDGLPALLDGVDLVVVRLLGGLRAWEDGLDLLLADGRPVVVLTGEQAPDAQLMAASTVPIGIAAEAHAYLAHGGPANLDQLARFLSDTVLLTGHGFDPPAPAPTWGPLERAGRAADGAPTIAVLYYRAHHMSGNTAFIGALCDAVEDAGGRPLPLYVASLRAPEPELIEELRAADAIVTTVLAAGGTKPAEASAGGDDESWDAGALTGLDIPILQALCLTGSRTAWEESDEGVSPLDAASQIAVPEFDGRLITVPFSFKEIDEDGLPAYVADPERAARVAGIAVRHARLRHIPAAEKRLALVLSAYPTKHSRIGNAVGLDTPASAVAILRRLLDEGYDFGPAQDIPGLVSGDGDELIRALIEAGGHDQDWLTEEQLARNPVRIPAADYKRWYATLPASLRTAVEQHWGPAPGEMFVDRSGNPEGDIVLAALRRGNLLILIQPPRGFGENPIAIYHDPDLPPSHHYLAAYRWIAAAHADGGFGADAMIHLGKHGNLEWLPGKNAGLSAACGPDAALGDIPLVYPFLVNDPGEGTQAKRRVHATLVDHLVPPMARAESYGDIARLEQLLDEHAQIAAMDPAKLPAIRAQIWTLIQAAKLDHDLGLEDRPEDDGFDDFLLHVDGWLCEIKDAQIRDGLHVLGNPPKGADRVNLVLAILRARQIWGGSSALPGLREALGLDESAATRTTADEAEAKARALVQAMDDADWDPAAVPTDQGEQVAAILEFAAREVVPRLAGTTAELDHTVHALNGGFVPAGPSGSPLRGLVNVLPTGRNFYSVDPKAVPSRLAWETGQALADSLLERYRTDNGDWPTSVGLSLWGTSAMRTAGDDVAEALALLGIRPVWDDASRRVTGLEAIPYEELGRPRVDVTLRISGFFRDAFPHTIGLLDDAVRLAASLDEPAEANFVRAHTQADLAEHGDERRATTRIFGSRPGTYGAGILQLIDSRDWRTDADLAEVYTVWGGYAYGRELDGRPARDEMETAYKRIAVAAKNTDTREHDIADSDDYFQYHGGMVATVRALRGTAPEAYIGDSTRPETVRTRTLVEETSRVFRARVVNPKWIEAMRRHGYKGAFELAATVDYLFGYDATTGVIADWMYDKLTETYVLDPTNREFLQQANPWALHGIAERLLEAESRGMWEKPDPAVLEALRQVYLETEGDLEGEE; this is encoded by the coding sequence ATGATCCTTCTGCTGTCGACGTCCGACACCGACCTGCTCAGCGCTCGCGCGGCCGATGGTCCGGTGTCCTACCGGTTCGCCAACCCGTCCCGCCTCGACATCGACGGCCTCCCCGCCCTCCTGGACGGCGTCGACCTGGTCGTCGTACGTCTCCTCGGCGGTCTGCGCGCCTGGGAGGACGGCCTCGACCTGCTGCTCGCCGACGGCCGCCCGGTCGTCGTCCTCACCGGCGAACAGGCCCCCGACGCCCAGCTGATGGCCGCCTCCACCGTGCCCATCGGTATCGCCGCCGAGGCCCACGCCTACCTCGCCCACGGCGGCCCGGCCAACCTCGACCAGCTTGCCCGCTTCCTCTCCGACACGGTCCTGCTGACCGGCCACGGCTTCGATCCGCCCGCGCCCGCACCGACCTGGGGCCCGCTGGAGCGCGCGGGCCGTGCGGCCGACGGCGCCCCGACGATTGCCGTGCTCTACTACCGGGCCCACCACATGAGCGGCAACACGGCGTTCATCGGAGCCCTGTGCGACGCCGTCGAGGACGCGGGCGGCCGTCCCCTCCCTCTGTACGTCGCCTCGCTGCGCGCTCCCGAGCCGGAGCTGATCGAGGAGCTGCGGGCGGCCGACGCGATCGTCACCACCGTTCTCGCGGCCGGCGGCACCAAGCCCGCCGAGGCCTCCGCGGGCGGCGACGACGAGTCCTGGGACGCGGGCGCCCTCACCGGCCTGGACATCCCGATCCTCCAGGCCCTGTGCCTGACCGGCTCACGGACCGCCTGGGAGGAGAGCGACGAGGGCGTCTCACCGCTGGACGCGGCGAGCCAGATCGCGGTGCCGGAGTTCGACGGCCGCCTGATCACCGTGCCGTTCTCCTTCAAGGAGATCGACGAGGACGGCCTCCCGGCGTACGTCGCCGACCCCGAGCGCGCGGCCCGGGTGGCCGGGATCGCCGTACGCCACGCCCGCCTCAGGCACATCCCGGCCGCCGAGAAGCGCCTGGCCCTGGTCCTGTCCGCGTACCCGACCAAGCACTCCCGGATCGGGAACGCCGTCGGCCTCGACACCCCCGCCAGCGCCGTCGCGATCCTGCGCCGACTCCTCGACGAGGGCTACGACTTCGGGCCCGCGCAGGACATCCCCGGACTGGTCTCCGGGGACGGCGACGAGCTGATCCGCGCGCTCATCGAGGCGGGCGGCCACGACCAGGACTGGCTCACCGAGGAGCAACTGGCGCGCAACCCGGTCCGTATCCCGGCCGCCGACTACAAGCGCTGGTACGCGACCCTGCCCGCCTCCCTGCGCACCGCCGTCGAGCAGCACTGGGGACCGGCGCCCGGCGAGATGTTCGTCGACCGCAGCGGCAACCCGGAGGGCGACATCGTGCTCGCGGCCCTGCGCCGCGGGAACCTGCTGATCCTCATCCAGCCGCCGCGCGGCTTCGGCGAGAACCCGATCGCGATCTACCACGACCCCGATCTGCCGCCCTCGCACCACTACCTCGCCGCGTACCGCTGGATCGCCGCCGCACACGCGGACGGCGGCTTCGGCGCGGACGCGATGATCCACCTCGGCAAGCACGGCAACCTGGAATGGCTGCCCGGCAAGAACGCGGGCCTGTCCGCCGCCTGCGGTCCCGACGCCGCGCTGGGGGACATCCCCCTCGTGTACCCGTTCCTCGTGAACGACCCGGGTGAGGGCACGCAGGCCAAGCGCCGCGTGCACGCCACGCTCGTCGACCACCTGGTCCCGCCGATGGCCCGCGCCGAGTCCTACGGGGACATCGCGCGCCTGGAGCAACTGCTCGACGAGCACGCCCAGATCGCCGCCATGGACCCGGCGAAGCTGCCCGCGATCCGCGCCCAGATCTGGACCCTCATCCAGGCCGCCAAGCTCGACCACGACCTCGGCCTGGAGGACCGCCCCGAGGACGACGGCTTCGACGACTTCCTGCTCCATGTCGACGGCTGGCTGTGCGAGATCAAGGACGCCCAGATCCGCGACGGCCTGCACGTCCTCGGCAACCCGCCGAAGGGCGCGGACCGCGTCAACCTCGTCCTCGCCATCCTCCGCGCCCGCCAGATCTGGGGCGGCTCCTCCGCCCTGCCCGGCCTGCGTGAGGCCCTCGGCCTGGACGAGTCGGCCGCGACCCGCACCACCGCCGACGAGGCCGAGGCCAAGGCCCGCGCCCTGGTCCAGGCGATGGACGACGCCGACTGGGACCCGGCCGCCGTCCCCACAGACCAGGGCGAACAGGTCGCCGCCATCCTGGAGTTCGCCGCCCGAGAGGTCGTCCCGCGCCTCGCCGGGACCACCGCCGAACTCGACCACACCGTGCACGCCCTGAACGGCGGCTTCGTCCCCGCGGGCCCCTCCGGATCGCCCCTGCGCGGCCTGGTCAACGTCCTGCCGACCGGCCGGAACTTCTACTCGGTCGACCCCAAGGCCGTCCCGTCCCGGCTCGCCTGGGAGACCGGCCAGGCCCTCGCCGACTCCCTCCTGGAGCGCTACCGCACCGACAACGGCGACTGGCCCACCTCCGTCGGCCTCTCCCTGTGGGGCACGAGCGCGATGCGCACGGCGGGCGACGACGTGGCCGAGGCGCTCGCCCTGCTCGGTATCCGCCCCGTCTGGGACGACGCCTCACGCCGGGTCACCGGCCTGGAGGCCATCCCGTACGAGGAGTTGGGCCGCCCCCGCGTCGACGTGACGCTGCGCATCTCGGGCTTCTTCCGCGACGCCTTCCCGCACACGATCGGCCTGCTCGACGACGCCGTACGCCTGGCCGCCTCCCTCGACGAACCGGCCGAGGCCAACTTCGTACGCGCCCACACCCAGGCCGACCTGGCCGAACACGGCGACGAACGCCGCGCCACCACCCGTATCTTCGGCTCCCGCCCGGGGACGTACGGGGCCGGGATCCTCCAGCTCATCGACTCCCGCGACTGGCGCACCGACGCCGACCTCGCCGAGGTCTACACGGTGTGGGGCGGCTACGCCTACGGCCGTGAACTCGACGGCCGCCCGGCCCGGGACGAGATGGAGACCGCGTACAAGCGCATCGCGGTCGCCGCCAAGAACACGGACACCCGCGAGCACGACATCGCGGACTCGGACGACTACTTCCAGTACCACGGCGGCATGGTCGCCACCGTCCGTGCCCTGCGCGGCACCGCCCCCGAGGCGTACATCGGCGACTCCACCCGCCCCGAGACCGTCCGCACCCGCACGCTCGTCGAGGAGACCTCCCGGGTCTTCCGTGCCCGGGTCGTCAACCCCAAGTGGATCGAGGCGATGCGCCGCCACGGTTACAAGGGCGCCTTCGAACTCGCCGCCACCGTCGACTACCTCTTCGGTTACGACGCCACCACGGGTGTGATCGCCGACTGGATGTACGACAAGCTCACCGAGACGTACGTCCTGGACCCGACCAACCGTGAGTTCCTCCAGCAGGCCAATCCCTGGGCCCTGCACGGCATCGCCGAGCGGCTGCTCGAAGCGGAGTCGCGCGGGATGTGGGAGAAGCCGGACCCGGCGGTGCTGGAAGCGCTGCGCCAGGTGTACCTGGAGACGGAAGGGGACCTGGAGGGCGAGGAGTGA
- a CDS encoding cobalamin biosynthesis protein CobG — translation MLAAMSSAALRPSSQATAVSRDRGDACPGTLRLHAADDGALARVRIPGGVLTLSQAEALADATQRLGDGDLHLTSRGNVQVRGLADGCGAELAELLTSAGLLPSRGHERVRNIVASPLSGLDGGGMDGRGLDGQGPDGRGLRDIRPWLSALDAVLCASEAAQALSGRFLFALDDGRGDLAGLDADVTLRAVADGGAQLGLGASDLALHVSAEDAPRAAMAAAEAFLEAERASGARAWRVAELALADDELTAAVGRRLTAENISHERQVRETARTEGPLPGAVGDALSVHIPLGRLSAPQWRELTRTTTCELRLTPWRGVVLPTPGASAAQGAESLARLAAVGLVTDPDSPWLRVGACIGRPGCAKSRADVRADATGTLGAVGPRGLPLYWSGCERRCGHPRGERIDVVAAPEGGYRLSVEVPGGEPRTVPLDDPSQLAAALTAITP, via the coding sequence ATGCTCGCCGCCATGTCCTCGGCTGCCCTCCGTCCATCGTCCCAGGCCACAGCGGTCTCACGGGACCGCGGTGACGCCTGCCCGGGGACCCTGCGGCTGCACGCGGCGGACGACGGGGCGCTGGCCCGGGTCCGGATTCCGGGCGGTGTGCTGACTCTCAGCCAGGCCGAGGCGCTCGCCGACGCCACTCAGCGGCTGGGCGACGGTGACTTGCATCTCACCTCGCGCGGCAACGTACAGGTGCGCGGGCTGGCTGACGGATGCGGAGCCGAACTGGCCGAGTTGCTGACCTCCGCCGGGCTGCTGCCCTCACGGGGACACGAGCGGGTGCGCAACATCGTCGCCTCCCCGCTGTCAGGTCTCGACGGAGGAGGCATGGACGGACGGGGTCTGGACGGACAAGGGCCGGACGGACGGGGGCTGCGGGACATACGGCCGTGGCTGTCGGCCCTCGACGCCGTGTTGTGTGCGAGCGAGGCGGCGCAGGCACTGTCGGGACGGTTCCTGTTCGCGCTCGACGACGGGCGCGGGGACCTCGCCGGACTCGACGCCGACGTGACGCTCCGGGCGGTGGCGGACGGCGGTGCGCAGCTCGGTCTCGGGGCGTCCGACCTGGCCCTTCACGTGTCCGCCGAGGACGCGCCGCGGGCCGCCATGGCGGCTGCGGAAGCGTTTCTGGAGGCTGAGCGGGCGAGTGGGGCACGCGCCTGGCGGGTGGCCGAGCTGGCGCTCGCCGACGACGAGTTGACCGCGGCGGTCGGTCGTCGTCTCACAGCGGAGAACATCAGCCACGAGAGGCAGGTGCGGGAAACAGCCCGCACCGAGGGCCCGCTGCCGGGAGCGGTCGGCGACGCGCTGTCCGTGCACATTCCGCTGGGCCGCCTCTCGGCTCCCCAGTGGCGGGAGTTGACGCGGACCACCACCTGTGAGCTGCGGCTGACCCCGTGGCGCGGTGTGGTTCTTCCCACTCCGGGAGCGAGCGCCGCGCAGGGGGCCGAGTCGCTGGCCCGCCTCGCCGCCGTCGGCCTCGTCACCGACCCCGACTCGCCCTGGCTGCGTGTCGGCGCCTGCATCGGCCGGCCGGGCTGCGCCAAGTCCCGGGCCGACGTACGGGCGGACGCGACCGGCACGCTCGGTGCGGTCGGCCCCCGCGGCCTCCCTCTGTACTGGTCCGGATGCGAGCGCCGTTGCGGGCACCCCCGAGGCGAGCGGATCGATGTCGTCGCCGCCCCGGAGGGCGGCTACCGGCTGTCCGTCGAGGTACCCGGCGGCGAACCGCGCACGGTCCCCCTGGACGACCCTTCCCAGCTCGCCGCCGCCCTGACGGCGATCACTCCATGA
- a CDS encoding precorrin-8X methylmutase: protein MTTYDYEKDGAAIYRRSFATIRAEADLAALPADVSQVAVRMIHACGMVDLVRDLAFTPDVVARAREALRAGAPIFCDVQMVASGVTRKRLPADNDVLCTLSDPAVPELAAKLGTTRSAAALELWRDRLEGSVVAIGNAPTALFRLLEMIEEGAPRPAAIIGVPVGFIGAAESKDALAEHPSGLEHLVVRGRRGGSALAASALNAIASEEE, encoded by the coding sequence GTGACCACGTACGACTACGAGAAGGACGGCGCGGCGATCTACCGCCGGTCCTTCGCAACGATCCGCGCGGAGGCGGACCTCGCGGCGCTGCCCGCCGACGTCAGCCAGGTCGCCGTCCGGATGATCCACGCCTGCGGAATGGTCGACCTCGTACGCGACCTCGCCTTCACGCCGGACGTGGTGGCGCGGGCCCGCGAGGCCCTGCGCGCCGGTGCGCCGATCTTCTGCGACGTCCAGATGGTGGCGTCCGGTGTGACCCGCAAGCGGCTGCCCGCCGACAACGACGTGCTCTGCACGCTGTCCGACCCGGCCGTTCCCGAGCTGGCGGCGAAGCTGGGCACCACGCGCAGCGCCGCCGCGCTGGAACTGTGGCGCGACCGTCTTGAGGGTTCCGTGGTCGCCATCGGCAACGCCCCGACCGCGCTCTTCCGCCTCCTGGAGATGATCGAGGAGGGTGCGCCCCGTCCCGCCGCGATCATCGGCGTCCCGGTCGGCTTCATCGGCGCGGCCGAGTCCAAGGACGCACTGGCCGAGCACCCGTCCGGTCTGGAACACCTGGTCGTACGCGGCCGTCGCGGGGGCAGCGCCCTGGCCGCCTCCGCTCTCAACGCGATCGCGAGCGAGGAAGAGTGA
- a CDS encoding precorrin-2 C(20)-methyltransferase produces MNGENGENGKSARSGKLYGVGLGPGDPSLMTVRAVQVIGESDVIAFHSARHGRSIARSIAAEHIRADHIEEPLVYPLTVETTDHPGGYQGAMDEFYAEASARLAAHLDAGRTVAVLAEGDPMFYGSYMHMHKRLVDRYDTEVVPGVTSVSAAAARLGTPLAEGEEVLTILPGTLPEEELTARLAATDVAVVMKLGRTFPKVRRALESSGRLGEARYVERATMNGERVAELADVDPESVPYFSVAVLPSRVDAERPAREQGEVVVVGTGPAGPLWLTPETRGALAAADDLVGYTTYLDRVPRRAGQLRHGSDNRVEAERAEFALQLAQRGRRVAVVSGGDPGVFAMATAVLEAASQKEYADVPVRVLPGVTAANAAAARAGAPLGHDYATISLSDRLKPWEVIAERLRAAASADLVLALYNPGSQSRTWQVGKARELLLEHRAPDTPVVVARDVGGAGERVRVVRLGDLDPAEVDMRTVLLVGSSQTRVAVRRGGDEEIVWTPRRYPEE; encoded by the coding sequence GTGAACGGCGAGAACGGCGAAAACGGCAAGAGCGCCAGGAGCGGCAAGCTGTACGGGGTCGGTCTCGGCCCCGGTGACCCGTCCCTGATGACCGTGCGGGCCGTACAGGTCATCGGCGAGTCGGACGTGATCGCCTTCCACAGTGCCCGGCACGGGCGGTCCATCGCCCGCTCGATCGCGGCCGAGCACATACGTGCCGACCACATCGAGGAGCCGCTGGTCTACCCGCTGACGGTGGAGACCACCGATCACCCGGGCGGCTACCAGGGCGCCATGGACGAGTTCTACGCCGAGGCGTCGGCCAGGCTCGCCGCGCATCTGGACGCGGGGCGCACGGTCGCGGTCCTCGCCGAGGGCGACCCGATGTTCTACGGCTCGTACATGCACATGCACAAGCGGCTCGTCGACCGTTACGACACCGAGGTCGTCCCCGGTGTCACGTCCGTGTCCGCCGCCGCGGCCCGGCTCGGTACCCCGCTCGCCGAGGGCGAGGAGGTGCTGACCATCCTGCCGGGCACACTGCCCGAGGAGGAGCTGACCGCGCGGCTCGCCGCGACGGACGTGGCCGTGGTGATGAAGCTGGGCCGCACGTTCCCCAAGGTGCGGCGCGCGCTGGAGAGTTCGGGACGGCTGGGCGAGGCCCGGTACGTCGAGCGGGCCACCATGAACGGGGAGCGCGTCGCCGAACTTGCCGACGTGGACCCGGAGTCGGTGCCGTACTTCTCGGTGGCCGTACTGCCCAGCCGGGTCGACGCCGAGCGGCCGGCGCGGGAGCAGGGCGAGGTGGTCGTGGTCGGCACCGGGCCCGCCGGACCGCTGTGGCTGACCCCGGAGACGCGGGGCGCCCTCGCCGCCGCGGACGACCTGGTCGGCTACACCACGTACCTCGACCGGGTGCCGCGGCGGGCCGGGCAGCTCCGGCACGGCTCGGACAACCGGGTGGAGGCCGAGCGCGCCGAGTTCGCGCTCCAACTGGCGCAGCGGGGACGGCGGGTGGCCGTCGTCTCCGGTGGCGACCCCGGCGTCTTCGCGATGGCGACGGCCGTGCTGGAGGCCGCCTCGCAGAAGGAGTACGCGGACGTGCCGGTGCGGGTGCTGCCGGGGGTGACCGCGGCCAACGCCGCCGCCGCCCGCGCGGGTGCTCCGCTCGGCCACGACTACGCGACCATCTCCCTGTCCGACCGGCTCAAGCCGTGGGAGGTCATCGCCGAACGGCTGCGCGCGGCGGCCTCGGCGGATCTGGTGCTGGCCCTCTACAACCCCGGTTCACAGAGCCGCACCTGGCAGGTGGGCAAGGCGCGCGAGCTGCTGCTTGAGCACCGGGCCCCGGACACGCCGGTCGTGGTCGCACGGGACGTGGGCGGTGCGGGTGAGCGTGTACGGGTCGTGCGGCTCGGCGATCTCGATCCGGCCGAGGTCGACATGCGTACGGTTCTGCTGGTCGGGTCCTCGCAGACGCGGGTCGCCGTGCGGCGGGGTGGTGACGAGGAGATCGTCTGGACGCCTCGGCGGTATCCGGAGGAGTGA
- a CDS encoding cobalt-precorrin-6A reductase, producing the protein MHVLILGGTTEARQLAGLLHGTPGLTLTSSLAGRVASPRLPPGEVRVGGFGGVDGMTAWLREHAVDVLIDATHPFAGTISFNAADAATTAHVPLLALRRPGWVPVEGDVWHGTGSLAEAAELLPALGQRVFLTTGRMGLSAFAHLDALWFLVRSVDVPEPPCPARMEVLLDRGPFTLDGERELLRRHHIDVVVTKDSGGVATAPKLTAAREAGIPVLVIRRPPTPQGIPVAADPESAAHWITRRHAS; encoded by the coding sequence ATGCACGTACTGATTCTCGGCGGAACGACCGAAGCCCGGCAGCTCGCCGGGCTACTGCACGGTACCCCCGGCCTGACACTGACGAGTTCCCTGGCCGGGCGGGTCGCCAGCCCCCGGCTGCCTCCGGGTGAGGTCCGCGTCGGCGGATTCGGCGGGGTGGACGGGATGACCGCGTGGCTGCGCGAGCACGCGGTGGACGTGCTCATCGACGCCACCCACCCCTTCGCCGGAACGATCAGCTTCAACGCGGCGGACGCGGCCACCACCGCCCATGTTCCCCTGCTCGCGCTGCGCCGCCCCGGCTGGGTCCCGGTCGAGGGCGACGTCTGGCACGGGACCGGCTCCCTGGCGGAGGCCGCGGAGCTGCTGCCCGCTCTCGGGCAACGGGTGTTCCTCACCACCGGCCGCATGGGCCTGTCCGCGTTCGCGCACCTGGACGCCCTGTGGTTCCTCGTACGGTCGGTCGACGTGCCCGAGCCCCCGTGCCCGGCCCGCATGGAGGTGCTGCTCGACCGGGGCCCCTTCACCCTCGACGGCGAACGCGAACTACTGCGCCGCCACCACATCGACGTCGTCGTGACCAAGGACAGCGGAGGCGTCGCCACGGCACCGAAACTGACGGCCGCCCGGGAGGCGGGCATTCCGGTGCTCGTGATCCGCAGACCACCAACCCCGCAGGGCATCCCCGTGGCCGCCGACCCGGAGTCGGCGGCCCACTGGATCACGAGGAGGCACGCCTCGTAA
- a CDS encoding cobalt-precorrin-5B (C(1))-methyltransferase → MNSEVQGAGEAGREAVSPGDGEAKGGRGAQLKHTGLRPGWTTGACATAATTAAYTALLTGEFPDPVTITLPRGQTPSFALAAEELTDAYAMVGIVKDAGDDPDVTHGALIRATVRRLPAGAGVVFKAGSGVGTVTRPGLPLAVGEPAVNPVPRRMMSEHVAEVADRHGGTGDVEITVSVDHGEEIARSTWNPRLGILGGLSILGTTGIVVPYSCSAWIDSIRRGVDVARAAGRTHVAGCTGSTSEKTVVAEYRLPEDALLDMGDFAGAVLKYVRRHPVDRLTICGGFAKLSKLAAGHLDLHSGRSQVDKVFLAELARRGGAGEELAAEVAGANTGLAALQLCMAAGVPLGELVATTARDEALAVLRGAPVAVDVICIDRAGNVVGRSTVA, encoded by the coding sequence ATGAACAGCGAAGTGCAGGGTGCCGGCGAGGCTGGACGCGAGGCCGTGTCGCCGGGCGACGGCGAGGCGAAGGGTGGCCGCGGCGCCCAACTCAAGCACACCGGGCTGCGGCCCGGCTGGACCACCGGTGCCTGTGCGACCGCGGCCACCACGGCCGCGTACACCGCGCTGCTGACCGGGGAGTTTCCCGACCCGGTGACCATCACGCTGCCCAGGGGGCAGACACCGTCGTTCGCGCTCGCGGCCGAGGAGCTGACGGACGCGTACGCGATGGTGGGGATCGTGAAGGACGCGGGCGACGACCCCGATGTCACGCACGGCGCGCTGATCCGGGCCACGGTCCGGCGGCTGCCGGCGGGCGCGGGAGTCGTCTTCAAGGCGGGTTCGGGTGTGGGCACGGTCACCCGCCCCGGTCTGCCGCTGGCCGTCGGCGAACCCGCCGTCAACCCGGTCCCCCGGCGGATGATGAGCGAACACGTGGCCGAGGTGGCGGACCGGCACGGCGGTACAGGCGATGTCGAGATCACCGTCTCCGTCGACCACGGCGAGGAGATCGCCCGCTCCACCTGGAACCCGCGGCTCGGCATCCTCGGCGGTCTGTCCATCCTCGGCACCACCGGCATCGTGGTGCCGTACTCGTGCTCGGCGTGGATCGACTCGATCCGGCGGGGCGTGGACGTGGCCCGGGCGGCGGGGCGTACGCATGTCGCCGGGTGCACCGGGTCGACGTCGGAGAAGACGGTCGTCGCCGAGTACCGGCTCCCCGAGGACGCGCTGCTCGACATGGGTGACTTCGCGGGCGCGGTGCTGAAGTACGTACGCCGGCATCCCGTCGACCGGCTGACCATCTGCGGCGGCTTCGCCAAACTGTCCAAGCTGGCCGCGGGACACCTGGACCTGCACTCGGGCCGCTCCCAGGTCGACAAGGTGTTCCTCGCCGAACTCGCGCGGCGCGGCGGAGCGGGCGAGGAGCTGGCCGCCGAGGTGGCCGGGGCCAACACCGGCCTGGCCGCGCTCCAGTTGTGCATGGCGGCCGGGGTGCCGCTGGGCGAACTGGTCGCGACGACGGCCCGCGACGAGGCACTGGCCGTGCTGCGCGGGGCGCCGGTCGCGGTCGACGTGATCTGCATCGACCGGGCGGGCAACGTGGTGGGGCGCAGCACGGTGGCCTGA